The following DNA comes from Acidiferrobacteraceae bacterium.
ACCTAGGATTTGCCCGGCGGGCGTTGCACCCTGAGTTCAAAGAGAGGAGCCAGGGTATCGCGAATCTGGTGGATGGTCAGATGCGGGGTTTGTCCCTGATCACCCCAGTGCTGACAGACCATATCGTCAACCTGTGGTTGTGTTTGCGACGCGAGCTTCAAAATCGTGGCCTGGCTGATGATGCTGGGCCCGCCATCGTCCAACACGGCGCGAGCACCGATCCCGCCAGCCGGCCCTCCCGCTGCGGCCAGTCTGACAAGGGGATGGTTCTGCGAATACTCATCCCATTGCTTCGTGCTCACCACGCGAAAGGAGCCTGGTTGCACAACTCGCGGGTGATCCCCGATCCTGCGTAGTCGGAACTGGCAATACGGGTAATAGATGTTCACGTCATTGAAACTGACGACCCGCCCGCCGAGGATATAAATACTGCGCCGCCCGGCCGGAATGGTGATGGACCTTGTGAGAGCGAGAACCGAGCCAGTGGGAACCTTGGTGTCAGGTGAATCTTCATTGTAGGCGTACGTTGTGGCACAGCCGGCCAGAAGAACAAGAGAAAGGGAAAAAAGACAACGCGGAAATGGTTTCATGGCAGCCTCCTTGAAACCCGTGACGCTCCTGCCCCGGGGAATATCGTCATTCTAGGCCCGTCGCCGGCGCTTGTCTGCTGTCTAGGATCGGAGAGAAACTGGATACTTTCCGCTTTATTAACAAGATATTATATGAACTAATTAAATAACCTTCGAGATTGAATCGGGGCCGCTTTCTGTCTAGCCCGATACCTTTTTATTGATCACGATCCGAATCCTGCCCTTCTGCCCCGGCACTGCCGGTACCGGTGCGCTTTCCAGGTCCCCCGCCTGGGGCAAGGGGTTGCCCGACTTCGATACCCGGGCCCCCACCACGACGCGCTTGAATGCAGAAAGATGCATGGCCGGAATCATGGCCATGGAATCATCCAGGGTGACCTGCAACGGAAGCGAGCCCACCGGTTTACGGACCACCGCCAGGGGCATGGGGGGACCGTTCTCCGCCTTGGCAAATACGAACACCGTATCCCCAGGTGAGATCTCCTTTACCAGGGAGGGATCGAGCCGTACGGACACCTCCAGGCTCTTTGCTGCTGCTTTTGCGGATTTTGCAACCGGGGGCGCTGCGACGTGGTGAGCCAGTTTCTGTTCCGCCTGCGCAATCAGTCCGCGAACTTCGCGCAGTGTTTTCGGATCGTCCTTGACTATCTGTTCGACCCGACGCCACTGTTTGACTGCTTGCTCGTAGTCACCTCGTTGGCTCGCCGCCATAGCCGAAAGCCAAAGGCCGGTTGTGTTTTGCGGATCGATTTCCAGCGCCCGCGCGACCAGGGCCTCCGGCTTTCCGCTCATGCTTCCGCCCTGGGTCATGGCCAGGGCATCGGCATAGCTCAGCAATACATCGGCATTGTCCCCGGCGTAGCGATGGGCCTGACTATAGGCATGAGCGGCTTCCGGATATCGGTCCATGCTCATGTAGGCACGTCCGAGCATGAACCAGGCGCGCGCATCATCCGGGGTCTGGCGCAGTTGTGCCTTCAGGCGTTGGGCGAGCTCCGTCATGTTTGGCATGACGCCTTTGGGAAGGGAGGTAACCATGGTCGGATTTCCGAGCCAGGCATAGAGTCCAAAGGCCAGCAGGGGTACGGCGATGCCGATCGCGATCAGCAGGTTCCTCGCCGGGCGAACCGCGGTTGCACCCGTTTCCGCCGGACCTGCCAGGTCGCTCCCCAGGGCCAGTTCGAGCTCGATTTCGTACTGGTCGAACTCGGCCTGTGAAATCTGACCGTCGGCCAGCTCCCGCTTCAGGGTCTCAAGTTTCTCCCGGGCGATTTCCGCGTTCTGTTGATCGCGATTGATGAATCCATCGCCCGCTTTCCGGCGGGAGCCAAAATAGAGTATGGACAAGGCGGCGGCCACCAGGCCGACCGTAATCACCCAGAACCAGACCGTCATGAGTCGTCGTTTCCTGTTTCGAGATACCGTCGGGCGCGAGATAGCTCATCGCCATCGGGCTGCCCCTGATCGGATCTTCCCTGTCGACGAATCATCACGAACAGGATGATCAATCCGGTTGCCAGCATGAGAAAGGGACCCACCCACAGGAGGATCGTGATCGGTTTGAAGGGTGGGCGATACAAAACAAAGTCCCCGTACCGGGCAACCATGAAATCGACGATCTGCTTGTCGCTCTGCCCCGCCACGACCTTTTCGTAGATTTCCTGACGCAGATCCTTGGCAAGATCGGCATTGGACGCGGCAATGGTCTCGTTTTGACACACCAGGCAACGCAGCTCGTGTGTCAGTTTCTCGTAGCGTTGCTCGCTGTCCTTGTCCGGAAAGCTGTGCACCTCGATCCCGGCGCGGGCTGTGCCACCGAGGATCACAAGTACGGCAAGGCCCAGAATCCGAACGAACCGTGTCACGATGCGGCACCGGAATGTAACAGGGAGCTCTCCTGCGCGGTGGCCCGACGGCGCGCGAGCACCCGATACCTGCGGTCACTCGCCGCCAGGAGCCCGCCCAGGGCCATGAATACGCCACCCATCCAGATCCACCGGATAAAGGGCTTGTGGTACAGGCGTACGCTCCAGGATCCGTCCGAGGTTCCCAGTGGCTCTCCAAGGGCCACAAACAGGTCCCGGGTGAGTCCCGGATCGATTGCCGCTTCCGTCATGGGTTGCCGTTGCACGTCGTACACCCGCTTTTGCGGGGACATCGTCGCGATCAATTTCCCGTTGCGGGTCACGGTCACGGTGCCCTGGTGCGCCGTGTAGTTCGGTCCTCTCACCTGGCGAACGCCGTCAAACTCGAAGTGATAGCCGCCGAGTTCGTAGGACTGGCCGGGCGCCAGGCGCACGTCCTCTTCCTGGCTAAACGTGGTGGTGAGGCTGACCCCGACAACAAACACGGCAATCCCAAGATGGGCCAGGGACATCCCGTAAAACGCACGGGGAACCCGTTTCCAGGTTTCCGCCCCTCTTTTGGCCGCCGCAACCCGCCGGTACAGACCCAGCAGGGTGGTACCGGCGACCCTGAACGCCCGCAACAGTCCCCCTGTCGCTGCCAGGCTGAAATGGGGCATGAGGACAACGGAGATCACAACCAGGACCACAGTGGCGGCACCGGCCCAGCGCATCTGCCAGAGCAGACGCCACAGGCTGTCCTGCTTCCAGCGGGCGATAGCGCCAAGACCCACCACCAGGGCAATCGGGATCATCAACGGGATGAAGATGCGATTGAAGTACGGCGGACCCACGGAAATCTTGCCCAGGCCGAGCGCATCAACCGCAAGCGGGTACAGGGTACCGAGAAGTATGCTTGCAGACGTCGCGACCAGGACGACGTTGTTGAGCAAAATGCCGGTCTCCCGGGAGATGAGAGAAAAGCGGGCGGTGCTCCGGATCTGGGGTCCGCGCCAGGCATACAGGCCAAGCGAACCGCCGACGACCAGGCTGAGGAAGATCAACACGAAGACACCGCGCGTTGGATCGCTGGCAAACGCATGGACCGACGTAAGCACGCCGGAGCGGACCAGAAAGGTTCCGAGCAGGCTGAGCGAAAAGGCAAAGATCGCCAGCAACACCGTCCATGCCTTGAATGCGGAACGATTCTCCGTCGCGGCCAGGGAATGGATCAGCGCCGTGCCGACCAGCCACGGCATGAACGAAGCGTTCTCCACCGGATCCCAGAACCACCAGCCACCCCAGCCAAGTTCATAGTAGGACCACCAGCTGCCGAGCACGATGCCCAGGGTAAGGAAGACCCAGGCCACCAGGGTCCATGGACGCGACCAGCGCGCCCATGCGGTGTCCAGCCGACCGCCGAGCATGGCGGCAATCGCGAAGGCAAAGGCGACCGAAAATCCGACGTAGCCCATGTACAGCATGGGTGGATGAATGGCGAGCCCCGGATCCTGCAACAGGGGGTTCAGGTCATTCCCGTGGAGCGGAACCGGGAACTGGCGAACGAAGGGGTTCGAGGTAAGCAGCATGAACAGCAGGAAACCGATGCTCACCATACCCATGACGGCAAGCACACGTGCGATGACAACTTCCGGCACGCTGCGATTGAACACGGTAACGGCCCCGGTCCAGATCGCGAGCACGGTGCCCCAAAGCAGGAGCGAGCCTTCGTGGGCGCCCCAGACCCCGGAGATGCAATATATCAGCGGCAGATTCGTGTTGGAGTTGCGCTGGACGTAGGCGACGGAAAAATCGTGGACGATGAAGGCATAGGTGAGGCTGGCAAAGGCAATGAGCATGAATAGCAGTTGTGCCCTCGCCGCCGGGCGCGCAAGGGCGACCCAGCTGCGGTTTCCGCGGGCGGCGCCGATGAGCGGGACCGTGGACTGCAGCAGAGCCATGCACAGGGCAAGAATCAGGGCAAAGTGACCGATTTCAGGTATCAAAATACTCTCCTGACTGCGTTGGACCGGCCGACCCGTCTCGGCCGGACCGGCGTTGGTGCCCGGGGCCGGAGTCGAACCGGCATGGAAGTTACCCTCCGAGGGATTTTCATGCCCACTACAGCTTTCGCTGCTGCGCCGGACGGCACATTTGTGGCCTGGACTTTCTCTTTGCCCTATCGCCAGCCTCGGCGACGTAGGCAGGAGCCGTCAAGTCTCTACACTTTCCCCGGCGGCACGCCGGCGGGGCTTAGCTCGGGATTGCCACCGCCCTCACGCGCTGAGGTTTCCCCGAATTTGACTCCATTCACGCCAGACGTTTCCGGCCTGGGTGCTCAATTACCTTAAGTCCCTTGCGTCTACCAGTTTCGCCACCCGGGCGTGTTCGGTTGGCGGGCCTAGTGTAATGGATTCGCGCCCGGGGCGCAGTACGACGAAAATGGAGGCTGGTGCCGAAATTGAACCGAGGTACACGGAATCGCATGCCGAGCCGGACAAAAACTGAGCGGATTCTAACAGGCCTGAGACCTGGCTACCTAGGGATTTTGAGCCCATAGGTCGTCTGGAACCAGCTCAGAGGGGGTCTACCGGCCCATACCGTCTTCAACCCGCTCTGATCCAATACGACCGCGGCACGAGATAGGGACACTGTAGAACGGCCACGGGTGCCGCCGCGCCGAGCGGCGCTTTGGCTGCTTACATGTTGCTTATTTCTGGAGAGGAAAAACAGGGACGCTTCCTTATGCCCCTGTTCTATATGGAGGCTGGGCCCGGAATCGAACCGAGGTTCGCGGATTTGCAGTCCGCTGCATAGCCACTCTGCCACCCAGCCATAACGGCGCCGGCCGGCTATATAGCATATAGCCGCCTGCCGAGGGTAAAAAATAGGGAAAGGCCCTAACCCTTCCCAGCGTATGGAGCGGGAAACGAGACTCGAACTCGCGACCCCAACCTTGGCAAGGTTGTGCTCTACCACCTGAGCTATTCCCGCGTGGGATGCGTATTGTAAGCCGGGCCGCCCCCCTGTCAAGCAAGGTTCCGGCGTGAATTTGACTCAGGAATCCCGCAGGGACGGCCAGGCGGCCCGCAGATAGGCCATCATGGACCACAAGGTCAGACCGGCGGCCAGATAAAGCAGGCCCTCCCCCAGTTGCGGGATGGGGATTCCCCACAGAGGCGCCCGATACAGCATCATGCCGATGGCGACGAGCTGGAACACCGTCTTGACCTTGCCCAGGTAGGAAACCGCCACGCGGGAGCGCTTGCCCACCTCGGCCATCCATTCCCGCAGGGCCGATACCGTGATTTCGCGGCCAATAATGATCACCACCACCACGGCGAAAACCCGCTGATCCCAGACCATGCGCTGCACAGCCGGGTCCGCGGCCAGCACCACCAGCGCCACGGCCACGATCAGCTTGTCTGCCACCGGGTCGAGAAAGGCGCCCATGGGCGACTCCTGATCAAGCTTCCGCGCCAGGTAGCCATCCAGCAGATCAGTCAGGGCAGCGAGGGTGAAGACCGCGGTCGTCGCCGCGGGCGCCCAGGGGTACTTCAGGTAGTACAGGAGGATCAGCAGCGGGATCAGCGCAAGGCGAAGGAGGGTCAGCAGATTCGGAAGATTGGGCATCTCGCTCAGCGATCCTCGCCGTGAAAGGCGTCGTAGATTCGTTGCGCGAGCTCCGGGCTCACGCCGGGGACGGCGGCCAGGTCTTCAATTCCGGCGCGTCCCACACCTTGCATGCCGCCAAAGTGCTTCAACAGGGCCTGACGCCGCTTCTCGCCGACGCCGGCCACGGATTCCAGGCGCGATCGGGTGCGGGCCTTGCCGCGTCGCTGTCGGTGACCCGTGATCGCAAAGCGGTGTGCCTCGTCGCGGATTTGCTGGATCAGGTGCAGGGCCGGAGCATCCGCGGGCAGTATAGTGGGGCTGCCACTGGCGGACAAGAAAAGGCGCTCCATGCCCGGTTTGCGTTCGCGTCCCTTGGCCACCCCGACCAGTGTCAGCCCTCCGATCTGCAATTCGCGCATGACCTCTTCCGCCCGCGCAAGCTGCCCCTTCCCGCCATCGATCAGTATTACGTCAGGCCACGTGCCGTCGCCCTCTTTCATCTTGCGATAGCGGCGGGTAAGCACCTGCTCCATGGCACCGTAGTCGTCCCCGGGCTCGACGCCCTCAATGTTATAGCGTCGATAATCGCTTTTCAGTGGCCCGTCCTGGTTGAACACGACGCACGATGCCACGGTCGCTTCGCCTAGTGTGTGACTGATATCGAAACATTCGACACGCTCCGGGATCGCATCCAGCCCCAGGGCGTCCTGCAGATCCTGGAAGCGTTGGCGCAGGCTCGCACGGCTGACTACGTACTGGCGCAGGGCAGTGTGTGCGTTCAGCATCGCCATCTTGATCCAGCGGCGCGGCGCCCCGCGCGTGGGCAGTACGATGCGGATTCTGCGCCCTTCCCGCTGCCCCAGGGCCATTTCCAGCATTTCATATTCGGGGTCGCCGTGGCTGACGTAGATCTCTGCCGGGACCGGGTTGGCGGCATAGTGTTGCGACAGGAACGCCGCCAGAACCTCCCCGGCTTCCTGGTGACTGGACACCCGGGGGAAATACTGTCGGCTGCCAAGTTGTCGGCCATCGCGGACCATGGACAGGTGTACGCAGGCGGCGCCATGGTCCACCTCTGCCGCCACGACATCCAGGTCGCCCCCTTCCGCACTTACGTACTGCTTTTCCTGGATACGCTTCAGCGCGGCGATATGGTCCCGGATTCGTGCTGCCTGCTCATATTCCAGGTGCCCGGCCGCGCGTTCCATATCGACCACAAGTTCTTCGATCAAGGCCTGGCTTCGGCCCTCAAGGAACATCTCCGTACGTCGCACATCCCGGGCATAGTCTTCCGCGCTGACCAGCCCCACGCATGGGGCCCGGCATCGCTGAATCTGGTACTGAAGACAGGGACGGGAACGCTGTGAAAAGAAGCTGTCCTGGCACTGTCGAACCCCAAAGGTCTTTTGTAGAAGCGACAGACTTTCGCGCACCGATGACGCCGAGGGGTAGGGACCGAAATAGCGCCCTGCCCTGCGTTTTGGACCCCGATGGAAATCAAGGCGCGGATATTCGTCTTCAGTGGAAAGGTAGATATATGGATAACTCTTGTCGTCGCGAAGCATCACATTGAATCGCGGCTTCTGGTGCTTGATCAGGTCATTTTCCAGAAGCAGGGCTTCACTCTCGGTGTGAGTTACCGTTGTTTCGATACGCTGAATCTGCCGGACCATGGCCGCGGTCTTGAGCGACTGGCCCGTGTTCCGGAAATAGCTTCCAACCCGCGCCCGCAGATCGTGCGCCTTGCCGATGTAGAGGACCTCATCGTCGGCGCCCATCATGCGATACACCCCCGGCGATCGCGGCAGACTCGCGACGAAGGTCTTCGGGTCAAAAGAGGCTTCGCTCATGATTGCTGCAACCGTCTCCGGGCTTCGCGAAACACCGAGGCAAACATATCCGGAGTCAGGCGTCGCGTCTGCGTGTTGTAACGGCTGCAATGGTAGGAATCCAGGAGCAGCATTCCGTCCGCAAGGCGATGGCAGGCCCCATGGCCAAACGGAAACGCCGACTGTCGTTGGTTTTGCGCCCGAAGAACCGCCCTGTGAGCAATCGTTCCAAGGGCGATCACCACGCCCCCTTCCGGCAGTTGCTGCAGCTCCTGGGCGAGAAAGTCGTTGCAGAGGTTGACCTCGTCGGTCGACGGTTTGTTTTGCGGCGGCAGGCAGCGCACCGCGTTGGTGATGCGGCAATCCCGCAGTTCCAGTCCATCGTCCGCAGCGACGGACTTGGGCCGGTTGGCATATCCGAAACGGTGCAGGGTTTCATACAGCAGAATTCCGGCAAAGTCCCCCGTGAACGGGCGGCCGCTGGCGTTGGCTCCGTGCATACCCGGCGCCAGACCCACGATCAGCAGTCTCGCCTCCGGGTCTCCGAAACTGGGTACCGGGCGTGCATGGTAGGCCGGGAATTCGGTGCGCACGCCGGCAAGGTGTGCGGCCAGTCGTGGACAACGATCGCAGTCGAGAGAAAACGTTTGCATCGGGATGTTGGCTGGTTTCATGCGGGCTTGGCTAGCAGCGGGTTGATCCTAGCCTACCATCCGTTTGCCGGATCTAACGAACCGCGCTGCAAG
Coding sequences within:
- the ccmI gene encoding c-type cytochrome biogenesis protein CcmI yields the protein MTVWFWVITVGLVAAALSILYFGSRRKAGDGFINRDQQNAEIAREKLETLKRELADGQISQAEFDQYEIELELALGSDLAGPAETGATAVRPARNLLIAIGIAVPLLAFGLYAWLGNPTMVTSLPKGVMPNMTELAQRLKAQLRQTPDDARAWFMLGRAYMSMDRYPEAAHAYSQAHRYAGDNADVLLSYADALAMTQGGSMSGKPEALVARALEIDPQNTTGLWLSAMAASQRGDYEQAVKQWRRVEQIVKDDPKTLREVRGLIAQAEQKLAHHVAAPPVAKSAKAAAKSLEVSVRLDPSLVKEISPGDTVFVFAKAENGPPMPLAVVRKPVGSLPLQVTLDDSMAMIPAMHLSAFKRVVVGARVSKSGNPLPQAGDLESAPVPAVPGQKGRIRIVINKKVSG
- a CDS encoding cytochrome c-type biogenesis protein CcmH, whose amino-acid sequence is MTRFVRILGLAVLVILGGTARAGIEVHSFPDKDSEQRYEKLTHELRCLVCQNETIAASNADLAKDLRQEIYEKVVAGQSDKQIVDFMVARYGDFVLYRPPFKPITILLWVGPFLMLATGLIILFVMIRRQGRSDQGQPDGDELSRARRYLETGNDDS
- a CDS encoding heme lyase CcmF/NrfE family subunit, whose amino-acid sequence is MIPEIGHFALILALCMALLQSTVPLIGAARGNRSWVALARPAARAQLLFMLIAFASLTYAFIVHDFSVAYVQRNSNTNLPLIYCISGVWGAHEGSLLLWGTVLAIWTGAVTVFNRSVPEVVIARVLAVMGMVSIGFLLFMLLTSNPFVRQFPVPLHGNDLNPLLQDPGLAIHPPMLYMGYVGFSVAFAFAIAAMLGGRLDTAWARWSRPWTLVAWVFLTLGIVLGSWWSYYELGWGGWWFWDPVENASFMPWLVGTALIHSLAATENRSAFKAWTVLLAIFAFSLSLLGTFLVRSGVLTSVHAFASDPTRGVFVLIFLSLVVGGSLGLYAWRGPQIRSTARFSLISRETGILLNNVVLVATSASILLGTLYPLAVDALGLGKISVGPPYFNRIFIPLMIPIALVVGLGAIARWKQDSLWRLLWQMRWAGAATVVLVVISVVLMPHFSLAATGGLLRAFRVAGTTLLGLYRRVAAAKRGAETWKRVPRAFYGMSLAHLGIAVFVVGVSLTTTFSQEEDVRLAPGQSYELGGYHFEFDGVRQVRGPNYTAHQGTVTVTRNGKLIATMSPQKRVYDVQRQPMTEAAIDPGLTRDLFVALGEPLGTSDGSWSVRLYHKPFIRWIWMGGVFMALGGLLAASDRRYRVLARRRATAQESSLLHSGAAS
- the pgsA gene encoding CDP-diacylglycerol--glycerol-3-phosphate 3-phosphatidyltransferase: MPNLPNLLTLLRLALIPLLILLYYLKYPWAPAATTAVFTLAALTDLLDGYLARKLDQESPMGAFLDPVADKLIVAVALVVLAADPAVQRMVWDQRVFAVVVVIIIGREITVSALREWMAEVGKRSRVAVSYLGKVKTVFQLVAIGMMLYRAPLWGIPIPQLGEGLLYLAAGLTLWSMMAYLRAAWPSLRDS
- the uvrC gene encoding excinuclease ABC subunit UvrC, which codes for MSEASFDPKTFVASLPRSPGVYRMMGADDEVLYIGKAHDLRARVGSYFRNTGQSLKTAAMVRQIQRIETTVTHTESEALLLENDLIKHQKPRFNVMLRDDKSYPYIYLSTEDEYPRLDFHRGPKRRAGRYFGPYPSASSVRESLSLLQKTFGVRQCQDSFFSQRSRPCLQYQIQRCRAPCVGLVSAEDYARDVRRTEMFLEGRSQALIEELVVDMERAAGHLEYEQAARIRDHIAALKRIQEKQYVSAEGGDLDVVAAEVDHGAACVHLSMVRDGRQLGSRQYFPRVSSHQEAGEVLAAFLSQHYAANPVPAEIYVSHGDPEYEMLEMALGQREGRRIRIVLPTRGAPRRWIKMAMLNAHTALRQYVVSRASLRQRFQDLQDALGLDAIPERVECFDISHTLGEATVASCVVFNQDGPLKSDYRRYNIEGVEPGDDYGAMEQVLTRRYRKMKEGDGTWPDVILIDGGKGQLARAEEVMRELQIGGLTLVGVAKGRERKPGMERLFLSASGSPTILPADAPALHLIQQIRDEAHRFAITGHRQRRGKARTRSRLESVAGVGEKRRQALLKHFGGMQGVGRAGIEDLAAVPGVSPELAQRIYDAFHGEDR
- a CDS encoding uracil-DNA glycosylase, giving the protein MKPANIPMQTFSLDCDRCPRLAAHLAGVRTEFPAYHARPVPSFGDPEARLLIVGLAPGMHGANASGRPFTGDFAGILLYETLHRFGYANRPKSVAADDGLELRDCRITNAVRCLPPQNKPSTDEVNLCNDFLAQELQQLPEGGVVIALGTIAHRAVLRAQNQRQSAFPFGHGACHRLADGMLLLDSYHCSRYNTQTRRLTPDMFASVFREARRRLQQS